The DNA window ACTTTATCTGTTTTAGAAAGTTCTACTTCAATTTCACTTTCGCCTATATTCTCCCATGCTCCATGAGACAAAAGCAAAATTCTGTCTCCATCATATAGTTGTATTCTCTTAGAAATATATGGTTTTATTCCATCAATTTCTCCTATTGCCTGTGTTAATTTATTTCTTTGACTATGAAATCTAATTTCTTTATAATCAAGCTGATTTGCTTCATATAACATATAAGCAATAGAGTGATCTACTGTTTTTTCATAAACAATGTCATCTCTCAAAAGATAAAGTCTTGCATTTCCTACATTTCCACATATTATTGAAGTATAGTCTGTTATAAATACAACTAAAGAGGTACTCATACCTCTTTTTTCTCTGCTTCTTCCTCTTAAATCTTCAACCTTATTATGAGCTTTCATTATGATTTTTTTTAAAAAATATGGAGAAAGTTTTGGTTTCTCCATAAATGAAGAAATTACTTCTTCTACAGCTATTTTACTTGCTTCTTCCCCGCCTTTTTCTTCATCATATCCATCTGCCAATACCCAAATAGCAAAATCAGGCAGTTCTATATATGCAAAATAATCACAGTTGATAGGCTGTTTTCCTATTCTTGATACAAAAGAAGTAATAAATTTACTTTCAGCCTTTCTTCCAGTTTCTTGTAATTCATTTTCTTTCTTTTCTTCTGTAGCAGGAATTAAATTTTTAGCCTTTTTTATATCATTTCCTGCTCTTTTTACTCCTGATTTTAATTTATTAGCTTCATTCAATATATTATTCATAGTTATTCACCTATATTATTTATCTATTTTCCAGTCAAATTCATCTCCACATAATGCTACAAATACAAATTTTGATGTTCCCATCTCAATTACATCAAAAGAATTTAATTTTAAAGGTGCATATACAGCTTCGTTCTGCACATATACAATCCCTGTTCCTTCTCCCGGAGTTATAACAAATTCTCTATTTTTGGGATTATAAGCAATAATTGCATGATTTTTTCTTGAAATTGAATTATCTCCTTCTATACATACATCCATTTCAGGTGTTCTTCCTATAAAATTCTTTTCTGTCTTTAATTTATAATCTTTTCCTTTGTCATATCCATCTATACATACAAGCCATCCAACAACTGGTTCTACTGCAATCTCATTTGCCCAATATGATTGAGTTGCTTCATCTTCAATTTCAACTTTATCCATTGCTACAACTTCTTCTCTAACTTCTGCCTGTTCTAGTCTTTCACTATTACAATATGGACACTCCTTATATACAGCACTATTATATATATGTCCGTTTTCACATCTTTCTAATTTCATTTTTATCCTCCATTATTTATAAAATTTTATTTTAATATAAAGTTATTGCTCTTAATTTTATTTATTCTTATATTATTAAAAAATTTAACTTGTTATAAATTATTTTAATAATATGGCTGTCGTTGCAATATAAATTATATCTCCACTTTGTACCTTAACAGGAGCATTTCCTACCTTTATTTTTCTATTGTCTGCATATCTTTTCAGTCCTGTTCCATTTCTTGAGCCTAAATCTTCTAAATACCACCCATTATCCGTTCTATTTAATATGGCATGGTTTTTACTTATTAACGAAGAATATGCTGTTGTTGTTAAATCTATGTCTACTCTCATTCTCGTTGTTTTGCCTATTAACAATGAATTTGCTTTTCCTACTGCCCAAGTTCTAATATCATATCCACTTTCATTTTTTAAAATTAAATGAGTAATGTTATTTTTTCTAATTTCTGTTTTATCTTCAATACTTTTTATAATTTTTGAATCTCTTACAGCCTGCGATCTCTCATATAATTCTAAATCTCTTCTTAGTTTCCAATTACAATAAAATAAATTTATTATCAAAAGCAACATTAAAAATGCTGAAATTAATATCAATATATGCTTAGAAAAATTATAATAATATGCAATGAAAAAACAAAATATTATTACTACTATCCAAAGTATATAATTTTCTTTTTTTTCTTTAGTTTCATGTTTCAAAAGCTCTTTTCTTTGATATTTTCTTATCTCTCTTTTTAATTTTAGCTCTTTAATAAGTCTCATTTTTTCTTCCTCCCTTGAAAAAAGAATGCTTCAAACATATCATTTGTTTTTTCTTTTAATTTAGTATCTGCTTTATTTTTATTTTTTTCAGGGTCAAAATAATTTCCAAAAATATCTCCCTTAGTAAATTTTTCAAAAATCTCTTGAAAACTTTCAGTTTTTCCAGCATATTTATTCTCTGTTGACTTTTTACTATTTTTTCCTCCATTTTTTAAATTTTTTCTTTCAGCCATAAATTGTTTATCATATTCTTTTCTTTTTTCATCATCACTTAAAATAGAATACGCATTATTTATTTGTGTAAATTTCTCTTCAGCTTTTTGTTTCTCTATATTAGAAGCAGTAGCAAATTTATCAGGATGAAATTTTTTGGCACATTCTCTATACCTCTTTTTTATTTCTTCTTTTGTTGCAGTATTACTTACTCCTAGTATCTCATATAGATTTTCCATAAAATCACTACTCCACTATCATCTTATTTTTTGTTATTATTCTGTTACTTTTTATTTTTTTATTATCTTTTAAATTTAAATATATTTGAGTTAAATACTTATATAAATCTTTATTTGTACTTTTTGAACTATCTATATCTAATTTTTTTAAAATATATAAATCTAATGCTTCTCTTGAAAAATTACCACTTAATATATTTATACAAATACTATCATCTATTGCCTCGGTTTCTTTTTTTTCTAAAACCTTTTTTGCAAATATTTTCATTATTTTATTACCAATAATAATTCCTGATATTGTACTTTGAGGTTTATTTATTTCCGAAACTATATTATATTCTTTCTCTATTCCAAAAAATTCTTCAATATTTCTAACTTCTGCTCCTTCTCTTCGCTTTATTCTTGCTAATTCTAATTTATTTTTATCATCAGCTTCTTTCAAATCCAGTTCTATTTCAAAAGCATATTCATAATATTTTTCCAAATCTACAAGTTTTCTAGGAAAAAAATTTATTTTCAGTATATAATCTCCATCTTCTAAAGGAATTTCTCTGCTTATTTCATCATTAACTCTATAATAAAAATTATTAAATTTAATTACTCCCGGTGTTATAATTAATCTGTTTTTATCTGAATATATTTCTAATCCTGAAATAATTCCATTAGGATAATTAAAATATTTTAATGAAAAAAACTCATATGGGGTATTTCTTATATTTTCCAAAAGCTGGCTGTCTAATATTTCCCCTCTTTTAAAATACGGAACTCTATTTTTTATCATCCTTTTCCCCCTAATTTTATTAAACTCTTTATGATTAAGACAAAATATTTCTCTTAATTATAAAGAGTTGGAGAGATATTCTCTCTCCAACCTTTAAAAACACTAATTTTCAGATGCATATCCTCCTTCAAGAGTAACATCTGTTGTTTTTTCTTTCTTTTGTTTGAAAATTGCTTTAAATACTCCTATTCCACCTTTATCAGTATAATCTTCTGTATAATCAACTATAAAAGCATTAGGTAAATGAATACTTCTAACCATTATATCTCCTGATATTACTTCAAGAGTTAAATCTCTATAAGCATCTGCTTTTTCTGATGAAACTAAAGACCATTTAGCTAATTTTCTAGTATCATCTTCTGTTTCTCCTTGAACTGGTGTAATAATTTTTCCTGTTACAGTAATAATTACTCCAATATCAGTAGCACGTGCATCAGAATCATCAGGTGTATCTGACTTATAACCAGCTTCTAAAATATTTTCCATTCCTAGTAATATTTCTTCTGTTTCTCCTTTAATTTTTAATCTAAATCCCATGTGAACTACCTCCTTAATATATTTTTTGATAGCTTTTAAGGCTATCTTTTATCTAATTTTTTGTAATTTCAAGAGTTAAATTTTTAACATTTCCATTAAATACTATATCTAAAAGACAGTTATTTCCTTCTATTTGCATTGATAATCCATCACCAACTTGAAGTATTGCGTTTACATTTCCTTTTTCTTTCTCTTTTTCCCATTTATTTTTTTGGCTGTTTGGATTTGTGCTGAAAAATTCTTTAATTTTATCCTCTTTGAAATCTGTAGTCATATATCTTAAAATTCTTTCAATATATGTTGTAGTCAAAGTTTTATATAAAGGTTCAAATATTCCATCTTCATTTGTTGCTAAAGTTCTAGCTTTATAAACTATTATATTATTTATCATTTGTCCTTCATGTTGAATATTGTCTGAAGAAAATACAAATCCAAAATTATTTCTATTAATGCTATCTTTTGTAGCTATTGTATATCCTGTAATCTCTTTTGCCATAGTTGTAGTAATTAATAAAGCATTATCTTTATCCTCAAGATTAACTCTTATTCCCGGTTCTTTAGGATCAACCTTTTTAAATCTCTTTCTTAAATATTCTGGACATTGATATGCAGCTGTTATTCCTGCTGCAATATATGCTCCTTCAACATATACTCCTTCTATCCAGAATTTAATCAATTCATTTTTATCAAACTCAGGTAAATTTGATTCTTCTATTTTTAGTTTATAATCAAGGATTACTGCTGACTTTTCTTTAGGTACTACTGTGAAATTTGGGATTACAGGCACTAAATATTCACTAATTCCTTTTTTATATTGTAAATTTTTTGTCTTATCAATATATTTATTTATTCCAACTGTTGCAAGATTATTAAATGTAGTTTCTTCTGAAGCTACCATACTGAAAAAAGTCAAAATTTTGTATTTTGATAAAACAGACATAAGTAATCCTAAGTTTTCTATTGTATTGTAATTTGTTTTTTCTACTTTGTTTGTTCCTTTAAATCTCTGTCTTATATTTTTATTATTTGTTTGTTCATCAAGATTTATACTTGGAACTATTGCAAACCAAACTGTATTTTCAAAATCATTTTTTTGATTAACAGTATTTAAATATAATTCTAATGCTTGTTTATTCTCACCTTTTAATAACATTTCAAGTTTTATATTAGTTATTAAAAGAGAAGGCTTCATTCCTGCTAAATCTTTATCATATTGCTCAAAGAATAATTTTACTCCTAATATTTTTTCCATTAATGGCTTTATAGTTTTAACAAAATCTTCCTGTGCTTCTTTATAAAAAGTTAGATATTGATTATAATTTTTTATTTCTTGTTGTACATCTATATCATCAATAGTTGCTGGAAGAGGAACAAAAGTTCTAACAACAAGATTTTTTATATAATCATTAGGTTCTTCATTTATAGCATCATAATCTTCTTCAAAACATTGAGCTAATACCTCAGTATTTTTATTTGTTGTGATAGCTAAAGCTCTGCTTTCTTCTTTAGGCTTTTCAATTATTTTAAGTTCCCCTTTTTCACTCATAGTAAGCATTCCTATTTTTATTTCTTCAGATTTTCTACTTGAATCACCATTTCCTATCATGATTCTAGTTTTAATATCCTCAATAGCCAATGGAAGCATACCAAGTATATTATTATAATTGGCACTTGCTTTGTCGATAAGATTGTTTAATTTATCTCCATACTCTAATTTTGTTGGATCCTCATCTTCTAAAGATTCATGTTTATCAAAAGTATATGCTATTTCCTT is part of the Fusobacterium sp. SYSU M8D902 genome and encodes:
- a CDS encoding FHA domain-containing protein, whose product is MKLERCENGHIYNSAVYKECPYCNSERLEQAEVREEVVAMDKVEIEDEATQSYWANEIAVEPVVGWLVCIDGYDKGKDYKLKTEKNFIGRTPEMDVCIEGDNSISRKNHAIIAYNPKNREFVITPGEGTGIVYVQNEAVYAPLKLNSFDVIEMGTSKFVFVALCGDEFDWKIDK
- a CDS encoding transcriptional regulator; amino-acid sequence: MGKNIFEQTNRTILFEEFNPEKMDLLTLVGSGNNVTSLGDEKIREIHQHLLVKSFPEFIEKFQPKVYSYFNAASQKIAYSLNKPQEISEEAITEIPITLDNTFFKMFSTLLESKRINGSKNVDFDFKEILNYISPKKVMDDIKQLRKEIAYTFDKHESLEDEDPTKLEYGDKLNNLIDKASANYNNILGMLPLAIEDIKTRIMIGNGDSSRKSEEIKIGMLTMSEKGELKIIEKPKEESRALAITTNKNTEVLAQCFEEDYDAINEEPNDYIKNLVVRTFVPLPATIDDIDVQQEIKNYNQYLTFYKEAQEDFVKTIKPLMEKILGVKLFFEQYDKDLAGMKPSLLITNIKLEMLLKGENKQALELYLNTVNQKNDFENTVWFAIVPSINLDEQTNNKNIRQRFKGTNKVEKTNYNTIENLGLLMSVLSKYKILTFFSMVASEETTFNNLATVGINKYIDKTKNLQYKKGISEYLVPVIPNFTVVPKEKSAVILDYKLKIEESNLPEFDKNELIKFWIEGVYVEGAYIAAGITAAYQCPEYLRKRFKKVDPKEPGIRVNLEDKDNALLITTTMAKEITGYTIATKDSINRNNFGFVFSSDNIQHEGQMINNIIVYKARTLATNEDGIFEPLYKTLTTTYIERILRYMTTDFKEDKIKEFFSTNPNSQKNKWEKEKEKGNVNAILQVGDGLSMQIEGNNCLLDIVFNGNVKNLTLEITKN
- a CDS encoding DnaJ domain-containing protein; this translates as MENLYEILGVSNTATKEEIKKRYRECAKKFHPDKFATASNIEKQKAEEKFTQINNAYSILSDDEKRKEYDKQFMAERKNLKNGGKNSKKSTENKYAGKTESFQEIFEKFTKGDIFGNYFDPEKNKNKADTKLKEKTNDMFEAFFFQGRKKK
- a CDS encoding FHA domain-containing protein — its product is MRLIKELKLKREIRKYQRKELLKHETKEKKENYILWIVVIIFCFFIAYYYNFSKHILILISAFLMLLLIINLFYCNWKLRRDLELYERSQAVRDSKIIKSIEDKTEIRKNNITHLILKNESGYDIRTWAVGKANSLLIGKTTRMRVDIDLTTTAYSSLISKNHAILNRTDNGWYLEDLGSRNGTGLKRYADNRKIKVGNAPVKVQSGDIIYIATTAILLK
- a CDS encoding membrane-associated protease 1, coding for MGFRLKIKGETEEILLGMENILEAGYKSDTPDDSDARATDIGVIITVTGKIITPVQGETEDDTRKLAKWSLVSSEKADAYRDLTLEVISGDIMVRSIHLPNAFIVDYTEDYTDKGGIGVFKAIFKQKKEKTTDVTLEGGYASEN